In the Colletotrichum higginsianum IMI 349063 chromosome 7 map unlocalized unitig_7, whole genome shotgun sequence genome, one interval contains:
- a CDS encoding Kinase yields MGAMNEPLWRGSSSNIYQFEPGKVLKVPREVPSTNDGYEILNRDRAKGFDVEREIYEELGENDLILPYYGCHELEGYRGLLFAQADSNLQEYLEEGFTKATMPERKRWCRQAADAIAYIHDRGIIHSDLRPENFLIHGQDIWLSDFNGSVCEERGLDGGQLPDAGFWNLEWETTRATDIFALGSVLYAIVTGWWPFCKPGAMNGLDRKDASSYDEQVAERFKNGKFPDVSSLSGGHIIMGCWTGQYDSAADVKRDCDNTYAGSSFVPVGTAKFIPITKTQEQTFRDPLRPNQDGTTQYNEENDTIWRDMANQCELQVKCLMSAHQDAFLIGAGKGAV; encoded by the exons ATGGGAGCCATGAACGAGCCTCTATGGAGAGGCTCTTCGTCAAATATTTATCAGTTCGAGCCGGGAAAGGTTCTGAAAGTACCAAGAGAGGTCCCTAGCACCAACGACGGTTACGAAATTCTCAATCGGGACAGGGCGAAAGGATTCGACGTAGAAAGAGAAATCTATGAAGAACTTGGGGAGAACGATCTCATCCTTCC GTATTACGGATGTCACGAACTTGAGGGCTACCGAGGTCTGTTATTCGCCCAGGCCGACAGTAATCTACAGGAGTACCTCGAGGAAGGCTTTACCAAGGCTACCATGCCCGAACGAAAGCGCTGGTGTCGTCAAGCTGCAGATGCTATAGCATACATTCACGATCGCGGTATCATACACTCGGACCTGCGGCCCGAGAATTTTCTGATTCACGGGCAGGACATCTGGCTTAGCGACTTTAATGGGTCGGTGTGCGAAGAGCGTGGCTTGGATGGTGGACAGCTGCCTGATGCTGGATTCTGGAACTTGGAGTGGGAGACGACGCGAGCGACGGATATATTTGCTCTCGGCTCGGTGCTCTACGCGATCGTGACCGGATGGTGGCCGTTTTGCAAGCCTGGCGCTATGAACGGGCTGGACAGGAAAGACGCCAGCAGCTACGATGAGCAGGTTGCGGAAAGGTTCAAGAATGGAAAGTTTCCGGAtgtttcttctctctcggGAGGGCACATCATCATGGGTTGTTGGACTGGCCAATACGACAGTGCTGCCGACGTCAAACGGGAT TGTGACAACACCTACGCAGGCAGCTCTTTCGTCCCCGTCGGCACGGCTAAGTTCATTCCCATCACCAAGACGCAAGAACAGACCTTCAGAGACCCTCTGCGGCCCAATCAAGATGGCACTACCCAGTACAACGAGGAAAATGATACCATTTGGAGGGACATGGCGAACCAGTGCGAGCTGCAAGTCAAGTGCTTGATGTCTGCGCATCAGGATGCGTTTCTTATCGGAGCAGGAAAAGGCGCAGTGTGA
- a CDS encoding Major facilitator superfamily — MAEPKTECRNAGPGAGAASVSAPAPSPDPGPEPLTLPLGEAAPAEVYSIFTRKEKWFIVGMVAVAGPLPANIYLPAIPKLSEAFGHSVEDLNLTVTAFLAMQGISPMLWGPLSDRYGRRPVFLVCLTVLIGACAGIAVIPTNAFWLLIVLRCLQAAGCASTIALGAGVIGDISTPEERGGFFGMFNLGPMISPCIAPAIGGALSDQLGWRSIFWFLIIMAVCCLLFILLFLPETLRNLVGNGSVSLGGVYVPLLPVVGRSRRKNRPAARSKAGVRPSINPFVILVYPDVAITLTFTGIVYAVNNTVVTTIASSFARVYPWLSETALGLCYLPTGFGMIVGSTLTGKILDWDYARIKKRVEASDGACPFPKEYARMRTMPILLVLFSGAVIAWGFCVDNGVHIAVPLVIQVVLGYTSISILNTTMTLMIDILQTRSSSATACTNLVRCLLAALLVGLIDRMTSALRISWTYVLLGGVCALLLPLMYIEMKVGPKWRMKRDLKSVDD; from the exons ATGGCTGAACCTAAAACTGAATGCCGGAATGCCGGTCcgggcgccggtgccgcttCCGTTTCCGCGCCCGCCCCGAGTCCCGATCCCGGTCCGGAGCCCCTCACTCTCCCGCTCGGGGAAGCTGCCCCGGCCGAGGTCTACAGCATCTTCACGCGCAAGGAGAAGTGGTTCATTGTGGGCATGGTCGCCGTTGCGGG CCCCCTGCCGGCCAACATCTATCTCCCCGCCATCCCGAAGCTCTCCGAGGCCTTTGGTCACTCGGTCGAGGACCTTAACCTGACAGTGACGGCGTTCTTGGCCATGCAGGGCATTT CACCGATGCTTTGGGGTCCTCTATCCGACCGCTACGGTCGGAGgcccgtcttcctcgtctgTCTGACTGTGCTGATAGGGGCATGCGCGGGCATCGCTGTCATCCCCACCAATGCATTCTGGCTCCTGATCGTCCTCCGTTGTCTGCAGGCCGCAGGCTGCGCCAGCACCATCGCCTTGG GTGCTGGTGTCATTGGTGATATCTCGACACCCGAGGAAAGGGGCGGCTTTTTTGGCATGTTCAACCTCGGCCCGATG ATATCGCCTTGCATAGCGCCTGCTATCGGCGGTGCCTTGTCAGATCAGCTCGGCTGGCGGTCCATTTTCTGGttcctcatcatcatggccgtTTGCTGCCTCCTGTTCATCCTCCT CTTCCTCCCAGAGACGCTCCGCAACctcgtcggcaacggcagcgtctccctcggcggcgtctacgtccctctcctccctgTCGTTGGACGCTCCCGGAGGAAGAACAGGCCGGCAGCTCGCTCGAAAGCCGGCGTCCGGCCTTCCATCAACCCCTTCGTCATCCTTGTATACCCGGACGTCGCCATCACCCTGACCTTCACCGGCATCGTCTACGCCGTCAACAACACCGTCGTGACGACCATCGCCTCTTCCTTCGCGCGGGTGTACCCGTGGCTGTCCGAGACGGCGCTGGGCCTGTGCTACCTGCCCACCGGCTTCGGCATGATCGTCGGCAGCACCCTGACCGGCAAGATTCTCGACTGGGACTACGCCCGCATCAAGAAGCGCGTCGAGGCATCCGACGGCGCTTGCCCGTTCCCCAAGGAGTATGCCCGCATGAGGACCATGCCGATACTCCTGGTGCTCTTCTCCGGCGCTGTGATAGCGTGGGGCTTCTGCGTTGACAACGGCGTGCACATCGCTGTGCCTTTGGTGATACAGGTGGTTT TGGGTTAcacctccatctccatcctTAATACTACGATGACCTTGATGATCGACATCCTGCAGACGAGAAGTTCTTCGGCAACGGCGTGT ACCAACCTCGTGAGATGCCTCCTCGCCGCGTTACTAGTAGGCCTAATCGATAGAATGACCTCTGCGCTGCGCATCAGCTGGACTTATGTCCTGCTGGGCGGGGTCTGCGCTCTGCTTTTGCCGCTGATGTACATTGAGATGAAGGTCGGACCCAAGTGGAGGATGAAGCGGGATCTCAAGTCTGTAGATGATTGA
- a CDS encoding Heterokaryon incompatibility protein codes for MSTHQGPKEAGLYTPLKTNQVRLLRLVPDPDSDEVGSLEIVELHDAPPYYALSHSWTSQHSYRDVLIDNRVVTLGADLAACVHRLSQLARTNSELDPPVRHIWIDSICIDQSNLAERASQVSLMGQLYRTAIRTLIWLGPDSSDCYGAWELLDSIYHVFRRQYHGATEPSDIPARMYRPSAHEASGLPPWEDFRWSHLKNLMARRWFSRIWVVQEVALSTLDPIFLHGDQSFPWSRFGWAAAWLRKNGYMRLSQVPEQLRNIDTMANLQRAQALWPLDALVSITQVKFNASDQRDKIYGLMGLARECQDLPAVPPELRPDYQIDVTDLYPRVGRYMLQQSRSLAFLTRARCVDGSTTRRQREKILDIPSWCPDWSDFKNPNEGIATSLSWVHAGDKSTPARLGFLEQFSAASGLELDIRHEDDPRVLSLEGIRVSTVEVAVPFAVNPSRKVEPEQPFTEQMARILSEALKLLKREPIPSWTRQFVSVTTVEQHSFVGRDWDQTVADGAAYIHHLLLNDVSLSSLCVEQSGDPNALFVLQEVSSGGAADYYKSLVHNYGFDRAFLVTTDGRMGIGPSNIQQGDDVVVLAGGNVPYCVRREGDYWLLVGESCVQGLMKGEAVNAVDQGLLKKEMMRFK; via the coding sequence ATGAGCACTCATCAAGGCCCGAAAGAGGCCGGCCTCTACACCCCTCTCAAGACCAACCAAGTCCGACTCCTGCGGCTGGTTCCAGACCCCGACTCGGATGAAGTGGGCAGCCTAGAAATCGTGGAACTGCACGATGCCCCTCCGTATTACGCCCTCAGTCACAGCTGGACGAGCCAGCACAGCTACCGGGATGTCCTCATAGACAACCGGGTCGTCACGCTCGGGGCCGATCTCGCCGCCTGCGTTCACAGGCTCTCGCAACTGGCAAGGACCAACTCCGAGCTCGACCCCCCCGTCCGTCACATCTGGATCGACAGCATCTGCATCGACCAGTCCAACCTCGCCGAGCGCGCGTCCCAGGTCTCCCTCATGGGCCAGCTGTACCGGACCGCCATCAGGACGCTCATCTGGCTCGGCCCCGACTCTTCCGACTGCTATGGCGCGTGGGAGCTGCTGGACAGCATATACCACGTCTTTCGGCGGCAGTATCACGGCGCCACGGAGCCGAGCGACATACCCGCCCGCATGTACCGTCCCTCTGCACACGAGGCCTCCGGTCTGCCGCCGTGGGAGGACTTTCGGTGGTCGCATCTCAAGAACCTCATGGCGAGGCGGTGGTTCTCCAGGATCTGGGTCGTCCAGGAGGTCGCCCTGTCGACGCTGGATCCCATCTTCCTCCACGGGGATCAGTCTTTCCCCTGGAGTCGCTTtggctgggcggcggcctggctgCGCAAAAACGGCTACATGCGTCTGTCTCAAGTGCCCGAGCAGCTGCGCAACATCGACACCATGGCGAACCTCCAGCGGGCGCAGGCGCTGTGGCCCCTTGACGCGCTCGTCTCCATCACGCAGGTCAAGTTCAACGCCAGCGACCAGAGGGACAAGATCTACGGACTCATGGGTCTGGCTCGCGAATGTCAGGATCTGCCCGCTGTACCTCCCGAGCTGAGACCAGACTATCAGATTGACGTGACGGATCTATATCCGAGGGTCGGGCGATACATGCTGCAGCAGAGTCGCTCGCTTGCGTTCCTTACCCGAGCACGTTGTGTTGATGGCAGCACCACTAGAAGACAGCGGGAGAAGATTCTAGATATACCCTCGTGGTGCCCCGACTGGAGCGATTTCAAGAATCCCAACGAGGGTATCGCCACAAGTCTCTCGTGGGTGCATGCCGGAGACAAGTCCACGCCAGCCAGACTCGGGTTCCTCGAGCAGTTCTCTGCAGCGTCTGGGCTTGAACTCGACATCCGGCATGAAGACGATCCGCGGGTACTTTCACTCGAGGGCATCAGAGTGAGCACAGTCGAGGTGGCTGTTCCGTTTGCCGTCAACCCTTCTCGCAAGGTCGAACCAGAGCAGCCTTTCACAGAGCAGATGGCACGCATCTTGTCAGAGGCGCTGAAGCTACTCAAGAGGGAACCCATACCATCCTGGACGAGACAGTTTGTCAGCGTAACTACGGTCGAGCAGCATTCATTTGTCGGCCGGGACTGGGACCAGACTGTCGCGGACGGCGCGGCCTATATCCATCATCTGCTGCTGAACGACGTATCACTGTCGTCCTTGTGCGTAGAGCAGAGCGGGGATCCGAACGCCCTCTTCGTACTCCAGGAAGTATCTTCCGGTGGGGCCGCAGACTACTACAAGAGCCTAGTTCACAACTATGGTTTTGATAGGGCCTTCTTAGTTACGACAGATGGGAGAATGGGCATTGGTCCATCGAACATCCAGCAGGGAGATGATGTTGTCGTGCTTGCTGGCGGTAATGTGCCGTACTGTGTCCGTAGGGAGGGAGACTATTGGCTTTTGGTGGGCGAGTCGTGTGTACAGGGTTTGATGAAAGGGGAGGCTGTTAATGCGGTGGATCAGGGGTTGTTGAAAAAGGAGATGATGCGTTTTAAGTAG
- a CDS encoding ATPase, giving the protein MPHPPMPRHDIWSPDAFRNPAFVPPSAAASLPRRTHPHISAPPPPPPPPPSRLTPHKSEPGNGGGGGGDGVTKEFFKHSSAKRVNTDAVITKALKEQYPHLELVVVPEMLGYGNDCNLLGFAQAGNATFEPVEDVGGALPSSLEWLVYLPPARRLDGDRGGLANAPIYGKYLYKWQGHEFIVYLVDGRDGTGAYPPIKNYYVLAADSYYADQLVLAAGKWSSDLHEEVWVYDEGYWQKSRELFESIRNASWDSVILDEDMKQALVEDHLSFFNSRDTYQNLRVPWKRGLIYYGPPGNGKTISIKATMNMLYGRGIPTLYVRTLVSYMGPEYSIKQIFGKAREYAPCYLVLEDLDTIISEGVRSYFLNEMDGLKSNDGIFIIGSTNHLDRLDPGIAKRPSRFDRKYLFPDPNLEQRVAYCHFWQKKLRSNKDIEFPDKLCDAVAGITDKFSFAYIQEAFVAALLAIARQSDGSSGGKKRESARPALTEQLDDDWLGVVDASGDEDLKKLVLWVEIKKQIEILREGMEQETATSA; this is encoded by the exons ATGCCCCATCCACCCATGCCTCGCCACGACATCTGGAGCCCGGACGCGTTCCGGAACCCGGCGTTCGTGCCCCCATCGGCCGCGGCAAGCCTCCCCCGCCGCACGCATCCTCACATCAGCgcacctcctcctcctcctcctccgcctccctcCCGTCTTACACCTCACAAGTCGGAgcccggcaacggcggcggcggcggcggtgatggcgtCACCAAGGAGTTCTTCAAACACAGCAGCGCGAAGCGCGTCAACACGGACGCCGTCATCACTAAGGCCCTCAAGGAGCAGTACCCGcacctcgagctcgtcgtcgtgccCGAGATGCTCGGCTACGGTAACGACTGCAACCTACTCGGCTTTGCCCAGGCCGGCAACGCCACCTTCGagcccgtcgaggacgtgGGCGGCGCGCTGCCCTCGTCGCTCGAGTGGCTCGTCTACctgccgcccgcccgccgcctggaCGGCGACCGCGGAGGCCTCGCCAACGCGCCCATCTACGGCAAATACCTCTACAAGTGGCAGGGCCACGAGTTCATTGTctacctcgtcgacggccgcgacggcaccggcgcctACCCGCCCATCAAGAACTACTacgtcctggccgccgacTCGTACTACGCCGACCAGCTCgtgctcgccgccggcaagtGGAGCAGCGACCTGCACGAGGAGGTCTGGGTCTACGACGAGGGCTACTGGCAGAAGAGCCGCGAGCTGTTCGAGAGCATCCGCAACGCCTCCTGGGACAgcgtcatcctcgacgaagacatgaagcaggccctcgtcgaggaccaCCTGTCCTTCTTCAACTCGCGCGACACGTACCAGAACCTGCGCGTGCCGTGGAAGCGCGGCCTCATCTACTACGGCCCGCCGGGCAACGGCAAGACCATCTCCATCAAGGCCACCATGAACATGCTGTACGGCCGCGGCATCCCGACCCTGTACGTGCGGACCCTGGTGTCGTACATGGGGCCCGAGTACTCCATCAAGCAGATCTTTGGCAAGGCCCGCGAGTACGCCCCCTGCTACCTCGTGCTGGAGGACCTCGACACCATCATCTCCGAGGGCGTCCGGAGTTACTTCCTCAACGAGATGGACGGCCTCAAGTCCAACGACggcatcttcatcatcggcagCACGAACCACCTGGACCGTCTCGACCCGGGCATTGCT AAACGCCCGTCGCGCTTCGACCGCAAGTACCTCTTCCCGGACCCCAACCTCGAGCAGCGCGTCGCCTACTGCCACTTCTGGCAGAAGAAATTGCGGTCCAACAAGGACATCGAGTTCCCCGACAAGCTATGCGACGCCGTGGCCGGCATCACGGACAAGTTCAGCTTCGCCTACATCCAGGAGGCCTTCGTTGCCGCCCTGCTCGCCATCGCGCGCCAGTCggacggcagcagcggcggcaagaaGCGCGAGAGCGCCCGGCCGGCGCTGAcggagcagctcgacgacgactggctcggcgtcgtggacgCGTCCGGGGACGAGGACCTGAAGAAGCTTGTGCTGTGGGTCGAGATCAAGAAGCAGATCGAGATCCTGCGCGAGGGCATGGAGCAGGAGacggccacctcggcctga
- a CDS encoding Retinol dehydrogenase 12: MSNELASQAGWESNPLSFLYRQAVITPAEIPDEFDLSECTLIMTGASSGLGLEASRQFLERSLGHLIMGVRNTAKGEALAEGLRREFPMARIQVWHLEMESYESVRAFAARCRKDLARIDIVILNAATIAQSFIRAREGRELMLQVNYLSTALLALLLLPAMKEKRPPGEPARLVLVSSDFTYWHEPEEDMVTGSLFKPADSEKLWESGKNYQQSKFLGQLFVAKLATFINPNEIIVNLSNSGLTGGTNIVKPASQSFFMGLVKKTLGRSVEVGARSYLDAAIVKGKESHGSFTSDGVIKPWPAVMYTTEGTGLKDRLWAETKKEPGFAEAFAEIEKGL, translated from the exons ATGTCCAACGAACTCGCCAGCCAGGCCGGCTGGGAGTCCAACCCGCTGTCCTTCCTCTACCGCCAGGCCGTCATCACCCCGGCCGAGATCCCTGACGAGTTCGACCTCTCCGAATGCACCCTCATCATGACGGGCGCCAgcagcggcctcggcctcgaggccagCCGCCAGTTCCTTGAGCGCTCCCTCGGCCACCTCATCATGGGCGTCCGCAACACCGCCAAGGGggaggccctcgccgagggcctgcgcCGCGAGTTCCCCATGGCCCGCATCCAGGTCTGGCACCTCGAGATGGAGTCCTACGAGAGCGTccgcgccttcgccgcccgcTGCCGCAAGGACCTCGCCCgcatcgacatcgtcatcctcaacgccgccaccatcGCCCAGTCCTTCATCCGCGCCCGCGAGGGCCGCGAGCTGATGCTGCAGGTCAACTACCTGTCCACAGCCCTGCtcgccctgctgctgctgcccgccatgaaggagaagcggccgccgggcgagccggcccgcctcgtcctcgtcagcTCCGACTTCACCTACTGGCACGAgcccgaggaggacatgGTCACGGGTTCGCTCTTCAAGCCCGCCGACAGCGAGAAGCTGTGGGAGTCGGGGAAGAACTACCAGCAGTCCAAGtttctcggccagctcttCGTCGCCAAGCTCGCGACCTTCATCAACCCCAACGAGATCATCGTCAACCTGTCCAACTCGGGCCTGACGGGCGGCACCAACATCGTCAAGCCCGCGAGCCAGAGCTTCTTCATGGGCCTGGTGAAGAAGACGCTCGGCCGTagcgtcgaggtcggcgcgaGGAGctacctcgacgccgccatcgtcaagggcaaggagagTCACGGCAGCTTCACCTCGGACGGTGTCATCAAGCC GTGGCCGGCGGTCATGTACACCACCGAGGGGACCGGGCTCAAGGACAGGTTATGGGCCGAGACCAAGAAAGAGCCCGGCTTTGCTGAGGCGTTTGCTGAAATCGAGAAGGGTCTGTAG
- a CDS encoding Serine threonine protein kinase, which yields MDEWIEVKPYLLAGVKRIIGRGATFWVGELDDHTVLKYPNEIGLLDPEEARNNLLVESKLYEQVGEHEHIIRSRGLREDGLLVLERATNGNVFDYVANHPHMPQTCRLQWCIEICKALIHCHTHHVLHCDIRHRNILLDDNLKVKLADFQGRLISTGGETLLEGGSQEQAQYYCPRQTANHADVQTDLFGFGTTIFFLMVGHEPFPQITGHNEGDDEEVERRFRSNEFPEEKHICTHIVEKCWELGYDSAEEVLQDLETVMVKLM from the coding sequence ATGGACGAATGGATTGAGGTGAAGCCGTACCTACTAGCGGGTGTCAAGAGAATTATCGGCCGAGGAGCAACTTTCTGGgttggcgagctcgacgatCACACAGTCCTCAAGTATCCCAACGAAATCGGCTTACTCGACCCAGAAGAAGCTAGAAACAACTTGTTGGTCGAAAGCAAGCTTTACGAGCAGGTTGGGGAACACGAGCACATCATCAGGTCACGAGGCCTTCGCGAGGATGGACTTCTTGTGCTTGAACGGGCGACGAATGGCAATGTCTTCGATTATGTCGCCAACCATCCACACATGCCACAGACTTGTCGCCTACAGTGGTGTATCGAGATATGCAAGGCGTTGATCCACTGCCACACCCACCACGTACTGCATTGCGACATCCGACACCGCAACATACTGCTCGATGACAATCTCAAGGTCAAGCTTGCCGACTTTCAGGGTCGTCTAATATCGACTGGAGGCGAGACCCTCCTAGAGGGTGGCTCTCAGGAGCAGGCTCAGTACTACTGCCCTCGACAAACCGCAAACCATGCCGATGTCCAAACAGATCTGTTCGGATTCGGCACaaccatcttcttcttgatggTCGGGCACGAACCGTTCCCTCAAATTACAGGGCACAATGAAGGTGATGATGAGGAAGTTGAGCGGCGTTTTCGGTCGAACGAATTCCCAGAGGAGAAGCACATCTGCACCCACATAGTCGAGAAGTGTTGGGAGCTGGGCTACGACTCTGCCGAGGAGGTTTTACAGGATCTAGAAACTGTCATGGTGAAACTGATGTGA
- a CDS encoding Cofilin/tropomyosin-type actin-binding protein, producing MSGLDAPEIAAAYDAVRSDKDDTNWLLISYASAVGNKLSLTKTGTGGLSELASELDDSQVQYAYVRVEYANDAESTRVKFAFVIWIGENTKIMRKARVSIESGEVKRVLPHHSITVNASDKGDLDEDDIVKRLRKAGGADYNGGRG from the coding sequence ATGTCCGGCCTCGACGCGCCtgagatcgccgccgcctacgaCGCCGTCCGCTCCGACAAGGATGACACCAACTGGCTCCTCATCTCGTACGCCAGCGCCGTCGGCAACAAGCTGAGCCTCACCAAGACGGGCACCGGCGGCCTGTCCGAGCTGGCCTCGGAGCTCGACGACTCCCAGGTCCAGTACGCCTACGTGCGCGTCGAGTacgccaacgacgccgagaGCACCCGCGTCAAGTTCGCCTTCGTCATCTGGATCGGCGAGAACACAAAGATCATGCGCAAGGCCCGCGTCAGCATCGAGAGCGGCGAGGTCAAGAGAGTCCTGCCCCACCACAGCATCACCGTCAACGCGAGCGACAAGGgcgacctggacgaggacgacatcgTCAAGCGGTTAcgcaaggccggcggcgccgactaCAACGGCGGCCGCGGTTAG
- a CDS encoding N-carbamoylsarcosine amidase — MEPRNPHKDHPETDSYAASGYGNRMGWGPRPALLLVDICKAYWTPGSPLDLSANPSAAAVPNSAARLLRTAREGGVPVIWTAVEYTDANMADAGLFWLKAKTLAVWQVGGALHAQGLADWVGVDLTPRDDEPVVKKKYASGFFGTTLAMELRCRNVDTVVICGVSTSGCVRATALDAMQHGFRPMVVGDACGDRSEEIQRANLFDLDSKYADVVTEEDALAHLRLGWADT; from the exons ATGGAGCCCAGGAATCCACACAAAGACCACCCAGAAACAGATTCGTACGCCGCGTCTGGCTATGGCAACCGCATGGGATGGGGCCCCAGACCagccctcctccttgtcgacATCTGCAAAGCCTACTGGACACCTGGGTCGCCCCTCGACCTCTCAGCAAACCCGTCCGCAGCTGCGGTCCCGAACAGCGCAGCAAGACTACTACGGACAGCCCGAGAAGGCGGAGTCCCGGTCATCTGGACGGCGGTCGAGTATACTGACGCCAACATGGCTGATGCCGGGCTTTTCTGGCTCAAAGCCAAGACACTGGCCGTGTGGCAGGTCGGCGGCGCACTGCACGCGCAGGGCCTGGCGGACTGGGTTGGCGTGGACTTGACGCCGAGGGACGACGAGCCTGTGGTCAAGAAGAAGTACGCCAGCGGGTTCTTTGGGACGACGCTCGCGATGGAGCTGCGGTGCAGGAACGTCGACACTGTAGTCATCTGCGGTGTCAGCACGAGTGGGTGCGTGAGAGCGACGGCTCTGGATGCTATGCAGCACGGCTTCCGGCCAATG GTTGTGGGCGACGCTTGTGGCGACCGTAGCGAGGAGATCCAGAGGGCGAATCTCTTCGATCTGGACTCCAAGTATGCTGACGTTGTGACCGAAGAGGATGCGTTGGCACATCTAAGACTAGGCTGGGCAGACACATGA